The genome window TTAACTCACCTCTCATCCCTGTCTCTACTCACTAACTACaccatgtctctctctctctctcttctgtttctcagtaaacaaacaacaacaaaaatgctTGAATGAAACCAACAATCAAAACTCACTTTCTTTGAATGAGgaggaaaacaaaacaaatttaaacCCAAACCACAGAACATGCAATCAAGAATCAAGAACTGTGACAAAAAATCAGCCTCTCAATTAAAAATCCTAATCTAAGACCGAAACCCAATCAATCAAAACATCCTCTTaagaaaaaccccaaattcATAGGCCTCagcaagaaaatttttttgctccTCCTTGTGGCTTTGTGACCGTCCACCACCAAACACCCCCACAGAAAACCCACCACCGCCAATCGAAACCTAACCATCCCCAACCCACACCACGGCACCGTCACAAACACTACAAGAGAGAAAACCCAAACCCTTCAATGTTGATCCACACCAAAACCCACGAATCACCACTTACACACATGATGGCGCTGCCGCAAAGaccacgagagagagagagagaagggaaagaCTCCAACGCCGATCCACACCAAAATCCACACGTCGTCTAGGGCCTTCTGGCTTATAGATCGAAGAGTGGGTTTGGGGTTTTGAGGGAATGAGAATCAGATATGGAAGAGAGTGATTTTCAGTGAGTGGGTTTGGGGTATGGGGTTTTGAGGGAATGCAAATCAAATAGAGAAGAGAGTGATTTTCAGTGAGTGGGTTTGGGGTATGGGGTTTTGTGGTGGTGTTGGCTGAGGTTCACCATGGAGGCTCTACTCCGTTGAGATCGGTGAGATTGAAGAGGGAAGAGATTGATTTTCAGTGAGGAGGGTTGATGGTTGAGGAGGCTTAGACTTAGGCTGATCGAAGATAGAGTCATGGAGGCTCAGCCATGGTTGGTTTTTGGTTTCTGGAGAAAGCTCCAGATCGGAAAGACATAGAAGGGAGAGCTCAGCGTGGgtgagaggaagaaaagaaaaaaaaaattgttaaataaaacgGTGCACAAACGGTGTTAGTGACCTTTAGGGACAAAATAGTCTTTACGGACCAAAGTGGTCAATTTTGGAACATCTTGGACGTAGTTGGTATTAACCCAAACCTCAGGGgtggtttgtggaatttaccctatAAATTATAGacaatgaaaaaattattaggtactcctcGTAAGGTGTTTCTCTCTTCTCATATTTATTGTGgactctaataaaaatttatggtgaaattaatttatcattaaTATGAGATGTGAGAGCACTACATCACTAGACATTGAGAGTACTTAACTTAATAATTACTTGTAGACAACATAAGTATGGGATATATTGTACGAGTTAATGAGTCACTAAAACCCAAGCTTGGATACATGCCTCTACTCCTCAGACCTAACATTACTACCtaattcaataaatattttctaaacccAACGACAAGAATCTTAATCTAGCCCTTACTCCTGTTACAGTAAACATAAGGTTAGCCTCATCTCAAGGGATATAAAATTCTTTTGTAGTGAcctaatgaaaaataaattatattaagtaaataaaaagaagtagaGAAAAGAATTACAAAACCGAATCCTCCAACTTTATAGACTGGCCCGGCTGTCGTAAAGCCCTTGCAGTATCTTGCAAGGAATAACTTGGCCACAGGAATTTCAAGAAATATGGCTGCTATCTCTCTATTTATCAGGTCTTCAGCATATTCATCAGGTGACGTATAATTCTTGATATTTTTTGGATTGAAGCCCAATACCTCCACCAAATATTTCCCAACAAAGGCTGCTCTGGAGCAACCAACTATTGCATTGCTCTTTTGCAGTGTCTCAATGTCATTTACAGTGGGTTCAAGCTGTTGGACGGTGAGCATGGTGGTGAGATTGGCTGTGTAAATCTGCATAATAACTAATGCCACAAATATCCATGCCACCATTGTCATCCGTGACAGACTGCTATGCAGTTTTTTTCCTGCTCAATTCATTGAATTATAGTAAACGTTAGCAcaaaaactcactttttttaGACTAAAAACTATGATAAATACTCAACTTTTGAAATAAACGAAGATGAGGATAGCCACAAAATAacactagttttttttatttgttacaaAATAAAAGCTCAAGTTCTTACGTAGAGAAGACTTCATATTACCATGTAAAGAGAATAGTGTTGTGAAGGCTAAGCACAACACGGTTATCATTTGATTCAGTGCAGAGCCTTCAAGTTCAGGCCAGTAATGTCTTTCTATGAGCCATACAACTAAGCCATTGTAGACATTTATTGCTCCTATTAGTACCCACATGGCATTCGTATAGGGCTTCAGGAATAACCATGCCTTATTGCATGTTTTTGATTGAACCGGAACTATCATTACCAGTCCTGATTCGGTATAGGGGTGTGTGAATTCGGCATGCTTATATCGATTGGCCACTATTGCTACATCTCCAACAACTGCATCAAACTTCTGCTCCCATGCAAATATGATTTCAAGAATACAGGTTTAATTAGTCTTAATTTGCACGTCTATCTAGAAAATAAGAATTGGATCATTACAGAGATTAGCAAGACAAACAACTCAAAGGAATGCTGCTACAACATAAGATGAGTCCTAAGTAATGATGAGGCAGTGGCAGTGACAATGATTGATTATGTATATTGGACACTCTTGACGGTTTCCATAACGGGACTTTCTAAGTCATATACTTTTCAAATGTATTCAATTTAATTGATGTTATCTTTCACATTATTTGAGACCTATAGCGGCAGTCTAGAAATGCTGTTATATCTCCATTTTTTTGGTAGTGTGTAAAAGTTGAAGCAAgggcggcttgatgcatttagaggcctaaggcgaaaattgaaattgaagcattttaaataattaaatatgactttaaaaaaattagatattatttaaactctattatctttttttaaatgcaaaacTATTATTAACTAGTCACTAACCTGTACTATGCATGGaaacctacctatttgtgaggtagactaaaataattttataaaatcttaaattgattaagaaactacacaATTGCAAGATTTACTCttgcatgacttcaatttgtgttataatttgatgaagaagtcaTTGCTTGAATGTGCAATGACTTACAAAAAGATGACTCattgcttagaaattattgaaacaaaacaaaatatatataactaaaaaaatagagaaatataagagaaagatgagttacattcaaaagaataatccatgattataactattgaaaggaATTAAAAGATTCAGAGTCTAcaaattatacataatatatatatagatgtacgtgtgtatgtgtgtgtgtgtgtgtgtgtgtgtgcacgtgCATGTGACTATACGacagaaaaatataagagaaagatgtgttaccatcaaaagaataattcagatattaaaacttttgaaagactaaaaaatattaaagtgtCATAAGATTTActtcttataaatttttgaaacaaaacaaaatgtatatgattacacaatagagaaatataaaagaaaaattgattaccttcaaaagaataatacatggTATAGTTATTAAAATATgctaaacatgttcaaatattgcaaaaactaacataaatttagatgttaaaacttccaaaatgccaaaaaagatataaaattaaagaataagttattgaaacaattcaaaaaatatataactatttaaaagagaaatataagaaaaaagaaaaaaagtacacaaacccataaagcaataagttttaaattttaatgggtctaaactttaaacgatgaaaaaaaaaaaaaatcattacatcAAACTATATAGCTTTTAGgtttcattatcaaaaaaaggaaaaaaagaagaaaaaaaaagaagaagccgcAACTTAATTATTGAGTGCATATTACAACACTACGAAGCTAAAGGCATCACAAACAATTCCCAAACCatgcatatgatatatttgaCTCAAAACCTACTTATTAATTCTTAAGTATTGCTCTCCATGAAAGTAAGCAACTAGATGCGTATTGGCTTATATATTGCTGAgacatatatatttcttcttaTCTCAAAGGTAATATGGCGTGTAGCGGGGGTATGGGAATGGGTAATAGTTGTATGGAGATGAaaatcactttttaaaaaatacatgaaaaaccattaaaaaaaaatttacaaagtaGTGGAGAAAATAACAGAAGAAGAGTTCATACCTTTATtcggcttaaaaaaaaaaaaaaaattaagacttGCACtacttttatagtgttcatggTTAACCTtgcaaatttggagataaattgtcaacgtttgattttgaatttaagctgaacttgttagagagatagagtttcactttttgttaaatttgggCTTTGGCTGTTGATGTCAAAGATTAGTCTTCCTTGGGTTGAAGTtgatattgttaattaaaaaaagtaaattaattttgttttaaaaaaactgataaTGATATGGCAAGTTCTAGAGAAGTCAATAAAAAGTTAAAGgctttagttttatatatatatatatatatatatatagagagagagagagagagagagagagagagagagagagagagattaatatGAGCCAtgtaggaaatttttttagaaagtctataaacacaaaaaatttgacaaaacttacTGTTGTTGTTTATAAGTTTTTTGACTATCTTACTATGGTGATACCAACTTAAGAGATGAGATTAGAGGTGTTCTTGGCTTGATTAAGATATTAACCTTTTGATGTGGAGGAAActtcaaaaccaagaaaatatttGAGAGGGTATATCCTTTATCTTGAAGTGTTGACCAAGAAAATTCTTAAGGCTCTAGATGCCTAGCACATAATCACTAGTATTGATCATGTcatttacatattttaaaagaaaggtGATACCATGATCTAAGCATTGAAATAATAGAGGAACTGGCCAAGAATTAATGTTGTGAGATGATGAGCTGAACTTTGCAAACCAAGTTCGTAGAACTTGCTTAAGTCCATTGAGTGTTTGGAGTAATCAACACAATTTGTGAGGAAAGCTCAAAGGATGACAGAATTCTAGAGGTTGCTGCATGTAAACTTTCTCTTTAAGGCTGCTATTAAGGAAGTAATTCTTTACACTCACTTAAAATAATAGCCATTTCTGGGAGGTAGAGACTACAAATGAGTGTACTGACACAAGAAAGTCAAGTAACCAAGACAAATGTCTTCTCATAATCCAAAGTAAATTCCTTGGCAACTAAACGAACTTTGTAGTAATTAACAATGTCAACCAATCTAGTTTTGTTCTTGTACATCCACTTGCGACCTATAGCGGATTTGCTTTCTAGAAGGTTAATGAGTTCTCAAGTCCTTATCTTAAGAGTGAATCCAACTATTCTTCCGTAACTTAGTGAGGTCAGAGGAAGCCTTACAAAATATGTGAGGTTCATATAGGGTGGCAAATGTAGAAAAGTAATATGAGTCACGAATGTGAGAGAgaagagttaaaattgataaGAGCAATGGGGCTTAAGAACCAATAGTGTCCCCAGCTAGAGTAAAAGGATGAGACTCATTGGAGGTGGGTGCTAGTGGCTCATCATAAGTGGACTTAGTGGATAGATGCTCTGGGAAGAGGTTAGGAGGGGGATTAATATGAGAAATAGTGGAAATATGATCTGTGAAGTGAGATAAGGAgtggaatattttattttccaagAAGTCCACAAGACCAAAATGGACATAACCAAAAACTTTGAGTGGGCTGTAGTTTGGGGGTGTACCAAACAATTGTTCATAAGGTGTTTGATCTGATAAGATGGGTGACGAACAGCTGTTGATGTACACTACATTGAAAGTAGCTTCTTCTTAAGAGTAGGTGAGAGTGGAAGTGACAATATTGCTTAGGGCCTTAATAGTATCTAAGATGGGAGATCCTAAGATGTCTGGCTACTGGATCATATCTACAGATCTTTTATTTAAGTTAATAACCAAGAAAACAATATAACTGTGAGTGGGTTGTAGTTTGGTGAGTtcatgtggttgaagaagaccAAAATGGACATAACCAAAAACTTTGAGTGGGCTGTAGTTTGGGGGTGTACCAAACAGTTGTTCATAAGGTGTTTGATCTGATAAGATGGGTGACGAACACCTGTTGATGTGCACTACATTGAAAGTAGCTTCTTCTTAAGAGTAGGTGAGAGTGGAAGTGACAATATTGCTTAGGGCCTTAATAGTATCTAGGATGTGACGAAGTTTCTATTTAGCTTTTTGTATGAGGTGCTAGGACATGAGGTATTAGAAACTATGCCATAATGTTTAGAATATCAAGAAAGTCATGTTGTTGGTATTTTAGAGCATTGTTAGGTAGAAATACCTTAATAAACTTAGAAAATTGCGTTGcaatcattttcaaaaaatcgcAATATATAGTTGAAATTTTGGtacaatttgtttttaatattaaataaatccAAGTGTATCTTGAAAAATCAGctacaaaataacaaaatactgCTACCTTCACATACTTGGAACAGGGGAGGGCCAACACATTTGAATGAATAAGATCAAAAGGCGTCAAAAGTAATAAACTCACTTTTATCAAAAGATAATGCAGGTTATATACCAAGTTGACAAGACAAGACCATATAGTTAAAAGGAATAGAAGAAATTTAACCTAATAGACCTCTTGACATTAAGTACTTGACACAAGTAACTAATGTGACTAAAGagagtttaccaaaaaaaatgtgACTAAGGAGAGAGTGTCATAGTCTATGGAGAATGAAGCAGAAGCTAAAACAATTGGTCCTGAGACTCTAGATTAAGGAAATGAAAGGAAGTGAGTTCAAACAACTGACCAACCTTACTGGTGGTCCCAACAATTTACCTCTTACACAATAATAACCTTGGAAGAAAAGAGCAAAAGTAATCCAAGTTCGATTAGTTGACCAATAGATTAAGGATTGAGAGATAGTTAACAGACATCAAAGGCAAATAATTTGGGTGCTGAAATGGACCCCACCTAACTAATAGTCATGGTGGAACCATCAATTGtatgaaaagtgaaaataaagaTGGGAGTGTAATGTGTATAAATGTGAGGGCAGAATTATCAGCGTTGTGATTACAACAAGCATAGTCAAAGAACCATGTGAAGGAATCAGGTCAAACTTGAGTCAAGTGCGGGTCAGATCTAGGTTAAGTTTGGCCAACCTGATCAATTGGTGACATTGTAGGCACGCTAACATGAATCTAATGTGGCAGGATGAAAGGTGTGCTGATGGGGCAATTGATGTCTTGCTAACGTGACACTAATGTGGAACCTAGGCTAATGTGCACACTGTGATGGTGACACATGGCAACCAGTGTGTGCTAAATGTGTATTGGCATGTGTTAAGACACACGGAGACCTAGAGTGGCATGTGATGATGTGTGTGACACATGGATTAGCATCCAAAATTTCAAGTGACATTTGGCGGCTTTGTTTGTTATGTTTCGATTGCTGTTGGAAACATTAGATGAAGATTTTTGCTATGGTTGTGGCTGTGTGTATTAAACAAAGATTTGTAGGTGGTATTTCTAAGAAAAGCAACAATCTTGGGTTGGCGATGATGAATCACTTCTACCAACAAAAGCAAGGGTGGACTAGAGAAGACAACAACAGCAAGTTAACACCAAAAAATACGAGATTTTTCGTAAGTATCAGAAGGTTAGAGCAGTAAGTCTGATACTATCTTAAGCAATTAACATATCATTGTCTTAAATTGAGTGTAATAATGTATTAAGCATTGCCTTTATATAGGCAGATGAGTGTTGTATAAACAATATAAGTGCAATACAAGCACAAGAGGTCTATAGCCCATTGGGCTTatattctaataataataaaataagaatggaaaattaaagaaagatatATTTAGGTGGAAAGAGGTGTTTCTCGCCTGACAATGAGATCTAAGATTCTTTAATTCTTTCACTGAGGTTTCAATCTATGatacaaaaataactaaataaaaaattgaacaagaGAATAAGAAATCACATACCTTTAGATGAATTTGTTCAACCAAAGCATCATATGTTCCATTGAAGGGATAGAAATTGTAAGGCAAATAGAATGGCAATTGTTCTACAGTTGCTTTGAAGAGATCGATGGAAAATCCACTGAAGAGACTTTTATTTTCCAAGAGATCATATTCCAcattaacataatttttgaataaagATCTAGTAGGCACCCCAATTCTTAAGGGTTCAGCAGTTGTCGATAATGTCCATCCTTTTGGAGTATACCAAGGCCCCCCTGGCCAAATCACTTGCCCTAAGTTTCTCATAGAAGAATTGTAAGTAACATTCTCTGCAATAGTTTTTGAGAAACCTAATTTACTTGACCAAAATCCAAGTTCCTGGTAACTCTTTCCTATCACATTAatgatttgaaatatttgtCCAGGAGccaattttttgttaaaaaactGAACCCTTCCGCTTAAGCCTTGAAAATCACTTAGTAATATTTTATCTAGTAACTGTTGCCCCACCTTGTTGCTCTCCATCATTGTTAGACACACTGACCATAGAGCATCATAGGCTTGCAATGCAAAAATCCCTAGTTCGTGGTTTTTCTCCTCAGGATATTTCGAGGCAaactttttgcaaaatttgaaataaaagtcTTGAAAATGAGGCTCATTTTCTGGGAAGTAGCTCCTGACCCCCATTACTCCTTGCATGTAAGAGATGATAGAGGCATCAATGGAGTGCACAAGACTTGTCATGGAGTTGGTTGTAATCCACACATAACCATTTTCCATCATCTtcattttatttgctttttcaAATAGACGAATGGCcaacaaaaatgacaaattaaCCACGAAAATTCTACATTGCCCACTTTGTAGCCTCTCAAGCTCCTTAGACAAGGAATTTGTAGTGGTGAGAGGTCCAAGAGATAGATGATGTATTATTCGTACTCCTGCTTCTTTTAAGGCGTCAAAGAGGTGAGGCAAGACTCCATTGACTGAGGAATCTGTATCTTCATATATCATAGTGACCTGATGCCATTCCCAAGACTTAACAATAGCTGCTATGGCTTTCATTTGTCCATGCTGATTAGGTGATGCTTGGACCAAAAATGGCCATTGCTCGATTGCCCAATTGGGAGTAACATCAGCAAAAGACAGAATtggaatttgatttttgttgccAATGTCAGCAACCAATGATGCCTCTTCCCATGTACATGGTCCTAGAATGAGTTGCACATGGTGTGACTTGATAAGAGCTATAGCTTCATTCAAAATGTAACAGATAAATCAACATCTTCATATAATTTGTAATGATAaatattttactacaaaaacaaatatgataAGTATAATATAGCATCATAAGACCATGAAGGTCCTTTACTAAAACGAGATTGAATTTAATATGCAAATCCTTGTCTGTTAAAGTAGAAAAACGAACAAGAGAAATAAGCagcaaaactttttttatttatttcaaaatacaTTGTTGTTAAGAGAGTGCCATAAATCCAAGAATTTTatggatttctttttaaaaaaaaacagagaaggaATGTACACTAGATAGAAACTCTAACAAAGATTTGAAATGTCACCAAGCAATTTGATCATGCATTTGGTTCGTGTAATGTTAAATTGCATTGCAATGTGAAATATattcttggaattttttttatccatgGAATCACATTCTAACAGTATAAAATTATGGTGTATGGTTCATTAGTCACATTCCCATCCTATTCCAAGAATATAGCGTTCCTATATTTGGCTCATAATATTActagaaataattacaattttaatgataaattgattgaaaatagtTGTGTAGGGCCCTTGGCTCCAGAAGTTCATAATCTACCCGtatattgggcctgtggcccaagTTGAGAACAAGGATTTGCTCGAGGAGGAGAAGTCTTCGTCAGAGGAGACTGTGTTGATGAATAAAAAGGTGGGATTTGGTCATAATAGCTCAAGAGAGTGTGTTGAGGATGAAGGTGTCCTCGGCTAGACAAAGCCAAGGTCCTAAGAGATAGTTTATCAGCAAGAGTGACGATCCCGAAGATTTAGTTGGAGCGGACAAGTATTGCAGAGACATCAGATAAGGAGAAGTCCCAAAATATCTTAGGTGAAAGctgctgcctccgcattaaatgcactgcagctaactctctggtcgcattaatgtggagatgaTGTCTGAATAGTGgatttcaaccttacagctactacataAAGACTTATAGGGAGTGTTGATGGGATAAGTATTCAAACCAACCGTCTAGAATGCACatggaaggtggagatgaaaggGAAGGACAATATAAATGAGAAGGAATGAGTGAAAAACAGCTACTACATAAGGACTTATGGGGAGTGTTTatgggacaagtatccaaaCCAACCGTCTAGAATGCACGTGGAAGGTAGAGATGAAAGGGAAGGACAGTATAAAATGAGAAGGAATGAGTGAAAAAAGGAGATCgaaaaaaggaggaaagaaaCACTGTGCAATTAAGAATCAATCTTGTAACGTTACCTAAGAGCATTATATAAAACCATTGTCCTCGAACTTCACCGAGGACGTTTTTTCTTCAGCATACACTCGTGTATTTTCATTCTTTAGACATCAAACCTATCTAACTTGTTGTTCGGCTAACTAAAGCCTAGTTTTTCTAACccatttctctacaaattcattgtttttggcgttttgggcctaagtccattcaTATTTTGGGCTTGGATCTCGAATCtggtccctacaattggcgccatctgtgggaattACTGATGCGATAGTGAGTTTGACGTTCAACGATGGTAGGATCAAATCTAAACCAAGCAGAATCCGTGGGGTCTCAATGTCAAGATCATTTATGTGAACTTGAACAAAAAAGAGACTAGGAGGGAAGTGTACACACTACCCACTCCAGTAAGAGTCAATCTTGGGGTAAGAGCCATGTCTCTCATAAGGAGAATACCAGAAACATGCAGAAGGAGATTGATCACCTAAAAGGAAGCTTATGCCATGAACGCAGAAAGCAAGCTCCTTCAAATTCTGATTACTCTTCCGGTAATGAGAAGGACAAAGACTATAGACAGAGGTCAAGGACTCCCCCCAGCGAGTCCTTCTCTTATGATGAAGACTACCGCCATGAATGCCAAAACAGAAATGCATCTTCGGGAGGCCTGGGAAATGACGCAATGAGTAAAGCACTCAACCAAATTTCCAAGTCGCCTTTCACGTGCTGGATTGAAGGAGGGAAACTTCCTCAACAGTTCACTCAACCCACATTCACTTTGTATAATGGTAGAACAGACCTGGTAGAGCATGTTAGCCACTTCAATTAAAGGATGGCTGTACATTCCAAGAATgaagccttgatgtgcaagATATTCCCATCCCACCTAGGGCctgtggcgatgaggtggtctGACGGTCTGAGGGCAGGCTCCATTGACTCCTTTAAGGAACTCACCTAAGCATTTGGGTCccgctttattacatgcagcagggttcctcggcctttggCTTCCTTGTTATCTTTGTCCATGAGAGAAggagaaaccctaaaaacatatTCGGACAGATATTGGGAGATATTCAACGAGATAGATGGTGATTTTGAGGATGTAGCCATCAGTACTTTCAAGCTTGACCTACCTACCGAGCATGGTTTAAGGAAATCTTTGACTGGGAAACCTGTTACCAGTATACACCAGCTCATGGATCATATTGACAAGTACAGGAGGGTTGAAGAGAACCAGTAATAGGATAAGGGGAAGGGTAAGATTATCCCTCAGGAGATGAGGGATTTCAAGTCGTACCATTACAATAATATCAGAACCTGAAGGGATTTTGCTAGACAGTCTGAACTTGCAGCTTCTTAGGTGGTGAGCACTGTATTTAAAGAACTAGTGCATCAAGTTCTAGAGAAGATCAAGAATAAGCCGTACTTCAAATGGCTGAACAAGATGAGTGGAGACCCTTTGAGGCGCAACCAGAGTCTTCATTGCTAGTATCACCAAGAGCGGGGGCATACCATCGAGGACTGCCAGACGCTGTGGAACATCTAGAGTAATTGGTAAAAGAGGGGAGGTTACGATAATTTCTGTATCGACCCAATGGACAAGGAGATCAATCAAGGGTAAGGGCTCAGGGAAGTGCTCCTCTAAGGCCCCCTTTAGGTACAATCAATGTCATTTTTACTGCGTCGGGGGGAACAAGTTCTCGCCCTTCTAGGGTGATGTCTGTAGCTAGATTACCAGCTGAGGGCTCCAACTTTGAGCCGAAGAGGGCTAGACTAGAAATCCGACATTCGTTGAGTTTCTCAGACGAAGACAAGATTGGAACTATCCAACCACATGATGACGCTTTGGTGGTCACCTTCAGGATAGGGGGGTATGATGTAAAAAGAGTAATGGTGGACTAGGACAGTTGTGTAGAAGTCATGTATTCGGACTTGTACAGAGGACTAAATTTGAAACCTAAAGACCTGACAACCTGCGATTCACCTTTGGTAAGCTTTGATGGGAAGCTTGTTGCCCCGAAGGGCCAGATTAGGTTACTCGTACAGGCCGGCTCAGAGGTGGTGGAAGTGGACTTCATAGTGGTGGATGCATACTCCCTCTACACGGCCATTGTCGCTAGACCCTGGTTTCATACCTTGGGTGCTGTTTCTTCAACTTTGCATTAGAAGGTTAAGTATCCGTCCAGAGACTGGATTGAGGAGCTGGTAGGGAACCAATCTATGGCTAGGCAGTGCCTCATGTCTGCAATTTTGCATCAACTAGCAACTGAGTCCTCGGCCATGATTAAGAAaggtttatagcaatcaaagtCTCCGGAATTATCTGCAAGGAGGCCGGCTGAGGAAGCCAAATGTGAAGATTTAGAGAAATTCACCGTAGGTGATGATCCAGAAAAGTTTTTTCAGGTGGGAGCTCAGCTACCACCTCAAGAGAAGGAGGAGTTGGTGATATTTCTCAAGGAGAACGTTGATGTTTTCGCTTGGAATGCTTATGAAGCTCTAGGAGTGGATCCGAGCTTCATTTGCCATCATCTAAATGTCAATCCAATGGTCACCCCCAGGAGGCAACCACCTCAGCATTCGTCCAAGGAACACTCAGATGCTATTAGAGACGAGGTGACGAAACTTAAGTAGGCTGGAGCTATTATTATCTTGAATGGTTAGCTAACACCGTAGTGGTAAAGAAAAAGATTGGAAAGTGGTGTGTATTCGtagatttcacagacttgaacaaagcCTGCCCAAAGGACCCTTTCCCTATGCCTCGAATTGACCAACTGGTGGACGCAACGGTGGGCCATCAtcgaatgagttttttggatgcctttcaagagTCCCATCAGATACCTTTAGCCCTAGACGACTAAAAGAGGACAGCTTTTGGTTACTTCTATTGTAAACTagcattacaaggtgatgccctttggtttgaagaatgcaggggctacttaccaaaggatgatgaccaagatATTTGAGCCACAGTTAGGAAAAAacattgaagtttatatcgatgatatggtggtaaaaagtaAGGTAGAATTCGAGCATGCTAGCGACCTTGGAAATATCTTTGCTATCTTAAGGAAACATAAGATGCGActtaatgcttccaagtgttcTTTTGGCATTGGATCAGGGAAGTTCTTGGGCTACATGGTCACACACCACGAGATTGAGGTCAATCCTGACCAAATCAAGGCAATCA of Quercus lobata isolate SW786 chromosome 8, ValleyOak3.0 Primary Assembly, whole genome shotgun sequence contains these proteins:
- the LOC115956683 gene encoding glutamate receptor 2.1-like, whose translation is MKAFPPFHYFLLAILLLIAVKAPTNRSTEITKNSHAKRVIGAIIDGSSRIGKEQKVALEMAMEDFCEFSNQSFLLQIEDSHGEPIRAGLAAIALIKSHHVQLILGPCTWEEASLVADIGNKNQIPILSFADVTPNWAIEQWPFLVQASPNQHGQMKAIAAIVKSWEWHQVTMIYEDTDSSVNGVLPHLFDALKEAGVRIIHHLSLGPLTTTNSLSKELERLQSGQCRIFVVNLSFLLAIRLFEKANKMKMMENGYVWITTNSMTSLVHSIDASIISYMQGVMGVRSYFPENEPHFQDFYFKFCKKFASKYPEEKNHELGIFALQAYDALWSVCLTMMESNKVGQQLLDKILLSDFQGLSGRVQFFNKKLAPGQIFQIINVIGKSYQELGFWSSKLGFSKTIAENVTYNSSMRNLGQVIWPGGPWYTPKGWTLSTTAEPLRIGVPTRSLFKNYVNVEYDLLENKSLFSGFSIDLFKATVEQLPFYLPYNFYPFNGTYDALVEQIHLKKFDAVVGDVAIVANRYKHAEFTHPYTESGLVMIVPVQSKTCNKAWLFLKPYTNAMWVLIGAINVYNGLVVWLIERHYWPELEGSALNQMITVLCLAFTTLFSLHGKKLHSSLSRMTMVAWIFVALVIMQIYTANLTTMLTVQQLEPTVNDIETLQKSNAIVGCSRAAFVGKYLVEVLGFNPKNIKNYTSPDEYAEDLINREIAAIFLEIPVAKLFLARYCKGFTTAGPVYKVGGFGFAIPKGSPLLPSIIEALLKVFESGKLRELENSMLASQVCMEVESYDEIPSLNTNSFLVLFILTGGTSTMVLVIYIFHLDNSTLVHKTIWRLMLAVIRHWSHGKKWFFRRVNNARISNTRETIQL